The segment ACCTGGAACCCGCCACCGAACTACAAACTAAAGAATCACATAGTACAAAATCGAACGCCATCGACGAGTGAGGACCTGTACCAGCACCAGAACCAGATCCAGTCCGGACCAGCTGCTGGTTTCATCTACAGCTTGGTCTTTGTCGCCTGCTTGTCATCCAGATTCAGCTCCTTGGCCATAATACGCATTCCGACATGCGGATGGGCTGGCTTGAAGACAACCTTTCCATTCGGCTGGTACTCGGAGAACTGCATGCTGAACACCTCGTGGAAGCCCAACTTCTCCATTACCCGGGTCGAGTAGTGGCTCGAGCAGAGCACATGGTAAACATTAATCCCATTCTCCCGCATATACTCGTACGCCCGCTCCGTGAGACGGCCAGCAATGCCCAGGCCGCGGTAATTGGTGTCCACGGAGAGAATTTTGCCATCCAGGATCAGCTCCTCGTTGGGATAGAGGTCGAATATGTTAAATTTCTCCTCAACATAATCCATGAGGGAGAGGATCTTCTTAAATTTGGGATGATCGCAAGAATCGGCTGCCTTTTCAGGAACTTCGTCGGGAGACTGCATGGAAAATATGAAATATCTTATTAGCATagactctttctctctctctctttgtctaAAAGCAAGCCATTCTACATACCGGGCGTCGAATCAAGCCGTTCAGGAATATCCCAATAATATCCCCACTTTTGTTAACTGCCTTGTAGGAGCAGTTATCGGTCAAGGGCTTCAGGGAGTACTTTTCCAGCTCCTTACATTCCCCGAGATCAAGAAAAGTATTCAGCGGCTCGTCCTGAGATGAGAAGGTATGGAGATATGTAAGTTTGGAACAAAGGAAAGTAAACACAAACTGATGTGTGTCCTATTTAGGGACCCCAACTATCATACATTTAGCGATCTTTAAGGAGACATTAAACGGCTGAACAAATTACCGCCATAATTGTGTGACACGATAATGGAATTGGTCTGCAATTTAAGGGATTCGTGCACGCTTTCGATGTGTTATAATTTATAGAGACAGTACGTTGATagggaacggaacggaactgCATTTGCATAAAATCATTTTAAGCGGGGTCGGGTGAGGTCAGGTGGCAAGTGGCGCGTGTAATGAATATTTTGCATAACtatttatataaatatggGCTTTGGTCATCCAATAAGGCTTTGGCCATTCATTGGGGAGCAGTGGAGTGGATTGGTGTGGAGCCGGCGTTGAAAGTTTTGATTAGAATTGAGGCGGTAGGCGGTAGCATTCTCATTGGCCGGCGCTGGCCTTTTCGAACGAACTGAAGTGGAATGGAACCTGAATAAGTCAAGATAAACTCTGGCATATTGATTTCAGCGACGACAAAGTCGTGATGCAAAACCAGTTGAAAGTTAGCCCTGACATGGATCATGTCCGCACCGCGACAGCCGAATAATCCGACAATCCGATCCCGTTCCCAAAAGATAGGACAGGTGCTGGTGGTACTCGTATCTTAATGAATGCAATGATTTTTTAGTGTGTGACTTTCGAGTTGAATTAAATCGAATTAAGACGATCGGTCGGACGGACAGGCCCGTGGTAGTGCTAATTTAAATTCTTTGGAAACGCTATTCAAATTGGGTTTTGATTTACTTATATTCTGTTCGTTCTCTCAACTCAACCGAGTACTTGGCTGAGTTCGGAGTCGGACATAATGGGTGAAATAAATTCACAAATCCCAAATCAGAGAACCAGGTGTTCAGCTTGATTGGCTTCGATGATATGCAAACCGAATTCCCcaacgagtacgagtacatgTAGCCCCCCTAATTGTGGGAACCAGCGAAAATACAACGGTCTTACCTTGAAGAAAAACGTCTTGAGCATGGCGATCACAGCCTCGGCGTCTTCGGGCTGCACCAGCTCGATGGTACAGGGGCAGTCGTCCTTGTCGACGGCCGCTGATGGGGTGGGTATGGGAGTGGGGGTGCTCGACGACGCTTTCCCAGACACATTAAGCACGTCCTCCATTTTCTGTGTCAGACGAGCGATGGGATTCAAGTCGTTCAGCTGCAAGTGTGTGAGAAGCAGACAAAACAAATCGTTTAGATCCGTTGTGGGTTCGGTTCGTATGGggacgtggacgtggacgtggaAAAATAGAAAACAAACGAGTACGTATAGCAAACATGATAATTTATGGCTCTTAGATGAAAGGCATTTTAATTTGTTGTGTATATTTTGTAGCACATGTGTGGCGGCGACTGGGGGACTGCATTTCCCTTTTCAATATTCCATGGCCGAAATATTTCAAAGTCTGCTTTCATGTACGCCTCTGACAGACCCCATAAATTATAGACCAAAACTAAGGGTTTTCTTCTGCCAAATGCCGACTGCACACGAAATCTCATAATTTTAATAGAGTGGGATTGTCCCCATCACATCATATCATGCGAGTTTAGATTGGGTATTAGGTTCTAAAATGCCTCTTTTGATATAAGATCAAAGAATAATATAAATCGATTTTCACCCCTAAGACACGATATACACTTCAACAAAGAACTATAAATCGCTGCTCGTCAACCGATGGGTGGTTAAACACAATAATTTCCCCGCACAAAAAATCCAGCAAATATTTCGAAAATGTTCTGTTGCCGAATCTCGAGTATTGGCCCCCAGGAAGGAATGCCATCGTACGTATTGTTTACACTCACTTAACCATTTGCGTTGGCCCGGCAGAATCCGCATATCTATTGTTGTGTGCAGCACTTAGTATTAATAGACCTTTTGCCACTGGATTGTGGGAACGGGAAGACCCACCCACGCAGAGAGGTATCGGGATCGATACCGGGATGCTCGGGACCTCTGGTTTCCACACTTACCCCACATCTGGAATCGAGCATGATGCGCTGGTTGGGCATAAGCGACTGATCTGGCATGTTTTGGACCTCCATGTTGAGCGGGCAGGTTCGGGGTCTGGTGCAAGGTCTGCGTTTGTTTTGCTTTTATGATTTTGTTTATTGCAAAATAGCGATaattttttctggtttttatacccgatactcaaaatgagtattggggtatattagatttgtggtaaaagtggatgtgtgtaacgtccagaaggaatcgtttccgaccccataaagtatatatattcttgatcagaatcaatagccaagtcgattgagccctgtctgtctgtccgtctgtccgtccgtccgtctgtccgtctgtccgtcccctacagcgcctagtgctcaaagactattagagctagagcaacgatgttttggatccaagcttctgtgatatgtcactgctacaaaaatatttcaaaacttcgccccgcccacttccgcccccacaaaggacgaaaatctgtggcatccacaattttaaaga is part of the Drosophila miranda strain MSH22 chromosome Y unlocalized genomic scaffold, D.miranda_PacBio2.1 Contig_Y1_pilon, whole genome shotgun sequence genome and harbors:
- the LOC117190948 gene encoding dopamine N-acetyltransferase-like isoform X1; amino-acid sequence: MEVQNMPDQSLMPNQRIMLDSRCGLNDLNPIARLTQKMEDVLNVSGKASSSTPTPIPTPSAAVDKDDCPCTIELVQPEDAEAVIAMLKTFFFKDEPLNTFLDLGECKELEKYSLKPLTDNCSYKAVNKSGDIIGIFLNGLIRRPSPDEVPEKAADSCDHPKFKKILSLMDYVEEKFNIFDLYPNEELILDGKILSVDTNYRGLGIAGRLTERAYEYMRENGINVYHVLCSSHYSTRVMEKLGFHEVFSMQFSEYQPNGKVVFKPAHPHVGMRIMAKELNLDDKQATKTKL
- the LOC117190948 gene encoding dopamine N-acetyltransferase-like isoform X2, whose product is MEDVLNVSGKASSSTPTPIPTPSAAVDKDDCPCTIELVQPEDAEAVIAMLKTFFFKDEPLNTFLDLGECKELEKYSLKPLTDNCSYKAVNKSGDIIGIFLNGLIRRPSPDEVPEKAADSCDHPKFKKILSLMDYVEEKFNIFDLYPNEELILDGKILSVDTNYRGLGIAGRLTERAYEYMRENGINVYHVLCSSHYSTRVMEKLGFHEVFSMQFSEYQPNGKVVFKPAHPHVGMRIMAKELNLDDKQATKTKL